From Cannabis sativa cultivar Pink pepper isolate KNU-18-1 chromosome 8, ASM2916894v1, whole genome shotgun sequence, a single genomic window includes:
- the LOC133030198 gene encoding BRAP2 RING ZnF UBP domain-containing protein 2-like isoform X3: MEDKEEVCRVLFTVDVHYTGSIEHKQSSSAGPADQQPVCPVCLERLEQGMGGILTTICNHSFHCSCISNWTDSSCPLCRYCQQQPEKSICNVCQTSENLWMCVICGSVGCGRYTEGHAITHWKETQHCYSIELESKRVWDYAGDNYVHRLIQSKTDRKLVELNAHCVDVNNRLLMSTMICARSFTVVQCLYSEE, from the exons ATGGAAGACAAG GAGGAGGTTTGTCGTGTGCTTTTCACGGTGGATGTGCATTACACTGGTTCCATTGAACATAAGCAATCGTCTTCGGCAGGCCCGGCTGATCAGCAGCCCGTTTGTCCAGTTTGTCTTG AGAGACTAGAACAAGGCATGGGTGGAATTCTGACAACTATCTGCAATCATTCTTTTCATTGTTCTTGCATTTCGAACTGGACCGATTCTTCTTGTCCG ctaTGCAGATATTGTCAGCAACAGCCTGAAAAATCAATTTGCAACGTTTGTCAAACGTCTGAGAATCTCTGGATGTGTGTGATATGTGGATCTGTTGGCTGTGGAAG GTATACAGAGGGACATGCAATAACACATTGGAAAGAAACGCAACACTGTTATTCTATTGAATTAGAATCTAAGCGTGTGTGGGATTACGCGGGAGACAATTATGTTCACCGTCTTATCCAATCTAAAACTGATAGAAAATTAGTTGAACTGAATGCTCATTGTGTTGATGTTAATAATAG ATTGTTAATGAGTACAATGATCTGCGCTCGGAGCTTCACCGTGGTTCAATGCTTGTATAGCGAGGAATAG
- the LOC133030198 gene encoding BRAP2 RING ZnF UBP domain-containing protein 2-like isoform X4, producing MEDKEEVCRVLFTVDVHYTGSIEHKQSSSAGPADQQPVCPVCLERLEQGMGGILTTICNHSFHCSCISNWTDSSCPLCRYCQQQPEKSICNVCQTSENLWMCVICGSVGCGRCGSYELDQSVDCGFSEALLNSRVEAVILLMSTMICARSFTVVQCLYSEE from the exons ATGGAAGACAAG GAGGAGGTTTGTCGTGTGCTTTTCACGGTGGATGTGCATTACACTGGTTCCATTGAACATAAGCAATCGTCTTCGGCAGGCCCGGCTGATCAGCAGCCCGTTTGTCCAGTTTGTCTTG AGAGACTAGAACAAGGCATGGGTGGAATTCTGACAACTATCTGCAATCATTCTTTTCATTGTTCTTGCATTTCGAACTGGACCGATTCTTCTTGTCCG ctaTGCAGATATTGTCAGCAACAGCCTGAAAAATCAATTTGCAACGTTTGTCAAACGTCTGAGAATCTCTGGATGTGTGTGATATGTGGATCTGTTGGCTGTGGAAG GTGTGGAAGCTATGAACTGGACCAATCAGTAGATTGTGGATTTAGTGAGGCCCTTTTGAACAGTAGAGTTGAAGCTGTAAT ATTGTTAATGAGTACAATGATCTGCGCTCGGAGCTTCACCGTGGTTCAATGCTTGTATAGCGAGGAATAG
- the LOC133030198 gene encoding BRAP2 RING ZnF UBP domain-containing protein 2-like isoform X5, which yields MEDKEEVCRVLFTVDVHYTGSIEHKQSSSAGPADQQPVCPVCLERLEQGMGGILTTICNHSFHCSCISNWTDSSCPLCRYCQQQPEKSICNVCQTSENLWMCVICGSVGCGRCGSYELDQSVDCGFSEALLNSRVEAIVNEYNDLRSELHRGSMLV from the exons ATGGAAGACAAG GAGGAGGTTTGTCGTGTGCTTTTCACGGTGGATGTGCATTACACTGGTTCCATTGAACATAAGCAATCGTCTTCGGCAGGCCCGGCTGATCAGCAGCCCGTTTGTCCAGTTTGTCTTG AGAGACTAGAACAAGGCATGGGTGGAATTCTGACAACTATCTGCAATCATTCTTTTCATTGTTCTTGCATTTCGAACTGGACCGATTCTTCTTGTCCG ctaTGCAGATATTGTCAGCAACAGCCTGAAAAATCAATTTGCAACGTTTGTCAAACGTCTGAGAATCTCTGGATGTGTGTGATATGTGGATCTGTTGGCTGTGGAAG GTGTGGAAGCTATGAACTGGACCAATCAGTAGATTGTGGATTTAGTGAGGCCCTTTTGAACAGTAGAGTTGAAGCT ATTGTTAATGAGTACAATGATCTGCGCTCGGAGCTTCACCGTGGTTCAATGCTTGTATAG
- the LOC133030198 gene encoding BRAP2 RING ZnF UBP domain-containing protein 2-like isoform X1, translated as MEDKEEVCRVLFTVDVHYTGSIEHKQSSSAGPADQQPVCPVCLERLEQGMGGILTTICNHSFHCSCISNWTDSSCPLCRYCQQQPEKSICNVCQTSENLWMCVICGSVGCGRYTEGHAITHWKETQHCYSIELESKRVWDYAGDNYVHRLIQSKTDRKLVELNAHCVDVNNRCGSYELDQSVDCGFSEALLNSRVEAVILLMSTMICARSFTVVQCLYSEE; from the exons ATGGAAGACAAG GAGGAGGTTTGTCGTGTGCTTTTCACGGTGGATGTGCATTACACTGGTTCCATTGAACATAAGCAATCGTCTTCGGCAGGCCCGGCTGATCAGCAGCCCGTTTGTCCAGTTTGTCTTG AGAGACTAGAACAAGGCATGGGTGGAATTCTGACAACTATCTGCAATCATTCTTTTCATTGTTCTTGCATTTCGAACTGGACCGATTCTTCTTGTCCG ctaTGCAGATATTGTCAGCAACAGCCTGAAAAATCAATTTGCAACGTTTGTCAAACGTCTGAGAATCTCTGGATGTGTGTGATATGTGGATCTGTTGGCTGTGGAAG GTATACAGAGGGACATGCAATAACACATTGGAAAGAAACGCAACACTGTTATTCTATTGAATTAGAATCTAAGCGTGTGTGGGATTACGCGGGAGACAATTATGTTCACCGTCTTATCCAATCTAAAACTGATAGAAAATTAGTTGAACTGAATGCTCATTGTGTTGATGTTAATAATAGGTGTGGAAGCTATGAACTGGACCAATCAGTAGATTGTGGATTTAGTGAGGCCCTTTTGAACAGTAGAGTTGAAGCTGTAAT ATTGTTAATGAGTACAATGATCTGCGCTCGGAGCTTCACCGTGGTTCAATGCTTGTATAGCGAGGAATAG
- the LOC133030198 gene encoding BRAP2 RING ZnF UBP domain-containing protein 2-like isoform X2, translating into MEDKEEVCRVLFTVDVHYTGSIEHKQSSSAGPADQQPVCPVCLERLEQGMGGILTTICNHSFHCSCISNWTDSSCPLCRYCQQQPEKSICNVCQTSENLWMCVICGSVGCGRYTEGHAITHWKETQHCYSIELESKRVWDYAGDNYVHRLIQSKTDRKLVELNAHCVDVNNRCGSYELDQSVDCGFSEALLNSRVEAIVNEYNDLRSELHRGSMLV; encoded by the exons ATGGAAGACAAG GAGGAGGTTTGTCGTGTGCTTTTCACGGTGGATGTGCATTACACTGGTTCCATTGAACATAAGCAATCGTCTTCGGCAGGCCCGGCTGATCAGCAGCCCGTTTGTCCAGTTTGTCTTG AGAGACTAGAACAAGGCATGGGTGGAATTCTGACAACTATCTGCAATCATTCTTTTCATTGTTCTTGCATTTCGAACTGGACCGATTCTTCTTGTCCG ctaTGCAGATATTGTCAGCAACAGCCTGAAAAATCAATTTGCAACGTTTGTCAAACGTCTGAGAATCTCTGGATGTGTGTGATATGTGGATCTGTTGGCTGTGGAAG GTATACAGAGGGACATGCAATAACACATTGGAAAGAAACGCAACACTGTTATTCTATTGAATTAGAATCTAAGCGTGTGTGGGATTACGCGGGAGACAATTATGTTCACCGTCTTATCCAATCTAAAACTGATAGAAAATTAGTTGAACTGAATGCTCATTGTGTTGATGTTAATAATAGGTGTGGAAGCTATGAACTGGACCAATCAGTAGATTGTGGATTTAGTGAGGCCCTTTTGAACAGTAGAGTTGAAGCT ATTGTTAATGAGTACAATGATCTGCGCTCGGAGCTTCACCGTGGTTCAATGCTTGTATAG